A genomic stretch from Telopea speciosissima isolate NSW1024214 ecotype Mountain lineage chromosome 7, Tspe_v1, whole genome shotgun sequence includes:
- the LOC122669083 gene encoding FCS-Like Zinc finger 6-like, with product MLLGKRPRPQMRRTTSLTEFNMDLSNPEEAPATSEGSSRRNQQGSGGGGGFGSDGFDYRLMAATISPRTTHKRNSSNFIETPHFLRACNLCKRRLGPGRDIYMYRGDSAFCSLECRQQQINLDERKEKCALASKKDASTTAGSESSPSKGETVAAA from the exons atgTTGTTGGGGAAGAGACCTCGTCCTCAGATGAGGAGAACGACAAGCTTGACGGAATTCAATATGGATCTAAGCAACCCAGAAGAAGCTCCGGCAACCTC TGAAGGTTCTTCCAGAAGGAACCAacagggtagtggtggtggtggtggatttGGGTCAGATGGGTTCGATTACCGGCTCATGGCCGCTACTATCTCTCCCAGAACAACCCATAAGAGGAATTCGAGCAATTTCATCGAAACACCTCACTTCTTAAGAGCTTGTAACCTCTGCAAGCGCCGCCTTGGCCCTGGCCGTGACATCTACATGTACAG AGGAGATAGCGCGTTTTGCAGTTTAGAATGTCGACAGCAGCAGATTAACCTAGACGAACGCAAGGAGAAGTGTGCATTGGCTTCGAAGAAAGATGCATCGACTACCGCTGGATCAGAATCCTCCCCTTCTAAAGGAGAGACAGTCGCAGCTGCATAG